One segment of Triticum aestivum cultivar Chinese Spring chromosome 2A, IWGSC CS RefSeq v2.1, whole genome shotgun sequence DNA contains the following:
- the LOC123186458 gene encoding pectinesterase inhibitor 8 has translation MRPSTAAHILTAAVLLLGGVGATTETTCRAAAGADRRVDYHFCVSRLSQHHDSLDADTWGLAKVAADVGVLLAGNGVYDIKHMLAKKAAGGKVRAPLERCEALYGRMGSAFAEAYDGIDRRDYAAGKDKAREAAPLMRRCGEAFARAGVVPSPLARQSADAVQMAILCTAITGLIK, from the coding sequence ATGAGGCCATCTACCGCTGCTCACATTCTCACGGCCGCCGTCCTCTTGCTCGGCGGCGTGGGCGCGACAACGGAGACGACGTGCAGGGCGGCCGCGGGCGCCGACAGGCGCGTGGACTACCACTTCTGCGTGTCCAGGCTGAGCCAGCACCACGACAGCCTCGACGCGGACACGTGGGGCCTGGCCAAGGTGGCCGCCGACGTAGGCGTCCTCCTCGCCGGCAACGGCGTCTACGACATCAAGCACATGCTCGCCAAGAAAGCGGCTGGGGGCAAGGTTCGTGCGCCGCTGGAGCGGTGCGAGGCGCTCTACGGCAGGATGGGGTCCGCGTTCGCAGAGGCCTACGACGGGATCGACAGGCGCGACTACGCGGCGGGGAAAGACAAGGCACGCGAGGCCGCGCCTCTCATGCGCCGGTGCGGCGAGGCCTTTGCCCGGGCCGGCGTCGTCCCGTCGCCGCTGGCGAGGCAGAGCGCGGACGCGGTGCAGATGGCCATCCTCTGCACAGCCATCACCGGCCTCATCAAGTGA